A genomic stretch from Edaphobacter aggregans includes:
- a CDS encoding metal-sulfur cluster assembly factor has protein sequence MLTELDILQALRDCYDPELPCNIVDLGLIRSLTIQPDPEAPGANIPGVPQKHRIDLTLTLTNPTEAAESQLRAQIANRLAGLETVSQTTITILPTPAWTPQQITPTGRRILGLDGNPNLIQIR, from the coding sequence ATGCTCACCGAACTCGACATCCTCCAGGCCCTCCGAGACTGCTACGACCCCGAACTCCCCTGCAACATCGTCGACCTCGGCCTCATCCGCTCCCTCACCATCCAGCCCGACCCCGAAGCCCCCGGCGCCAACATTCCCGGAGTCCCCCAAAAGCACCGCATCGACCTCACCCTCACCCTCACCAACCCCACCGAAGCCGCCGAATCCCAACTCCGCGCCCAGATCGCCAACCGCCTCGCCGGCCTCGAAACCGTCAGCCAAACTACCATCACCATCCTCCCCACTCCCGCCTGGACCCCCCAACAAATCACCCCTACCGGCCGCCGCATCCTCGGCCTCGACGGCAACCCCAACCTCATCCAGATCCGCTGA
- a CDS encoding class I SAM-dependent methyltransferase — translation MSKPTHSDRSTKRGTEKPISSPKPSAQPKRPRDLLHPTTHPIHPFDQIHNTDTSGLVPAGHLLTGHPNDEHVTAYYAVAPSILRTLIDRWRPTAPHPISHYTFVDIGAGKGRAMLLASELPFHQIIGVELNPAMADIAQRNLDLWLVAHAADTTAHPIAPIRLHQQDALDFDLPRAPTLAFLFHPFEAPVFKALLRRIEAHFAKRPGTFDLLYVNAECADILDNHPAFTRLWHGKIEMTPEDHAADLEAIAQQKEYGSTGDEECAIYRYTGRSKPNR, via the coding sequence ATGTCCAAACCTACTCATTCCGACCGGAGCACGAAGCGGGGAACAGAGAAACCCATCTCTTCACCCAAACCGTCAGCCCAGCCCAAACGCCCCCGCGACCTACTCCACCCGACCACCCACCCCATCCACCCCTTCGACCAGATCCACAACACCGACACCAGCGGCCTCGTCCCCGCGGGTCATCTCCTCACCGGCCACCCCAACGACGAGCACGTCACCGCCTACTACGCCGTCGCCCCCAGTATCCTCCGCACCCTCATTGACCGCTGGCGCCCCACCGCCCCCCATCCCATCTCCCACTACACCTTCGTCGACATCGGCGCCGGCAAAGGCCGAGCCATGCTGCTAGCCAGCGAACTTCCCTTCCACCAAATCATCGGCGTCGAACTCAACCCCGCCATGGCCGACATCGCCCAGCGCAATCTCGACCTCTGGCTCGTCGCCCACGCCGCCGACACCACCGCCCACCCCATAGCCCCCATCCGCCTCCACCAGCAAGACGCCCTCGACTTCGACCTCCCCCGAGCCCCCACCCTCGCCTTCCTCTTCCACCCCTTCGAAGCCCCAGTCTTCAAAGCCTTACTCCGACGCATCGAAGCACATTTCGCCAAGCGCCCCGGCACCTTCGACCTCCTCTACGTCAACGCCGAGTGCGCCGACATCCTCGACAACCACCCTGCCTTCACCCGCCTCTGGCACGGCAAAATCGAGATGACCCCCGAAGATCACGCTGCCGACCTCGAAGCCATAGCCCAACAAAAAGAGTACGGCTCCACCGGCGACGAAGAGTGCGCCATCTACCGCTACACCGGCCGCTCCAAACCTAACCGATAA
- the tsaE gene encoding tRNA (adenosine(37)-N6)-threonylcarbamoyltransferase complex ATPase subunit type 1 TsaE, giving the protein MKEKRFKTRSEAGTLAMGERVAEMLLPAPKMIVLRGDLGAGKTTLVKGIAAALGAAEAEDVTSPTFTLVHEYVGPKVKLYHLDLYRLETERELLTLGLEEMAEEPDALVLVEWGEKFASVVARADGEISIEHVGGDKRLFLVRVGRG; this is encoded by the coding sequence GTGAAGGAGAAACGGTTTAAGACGCGGAGTGAGGCAGGGACGTTGGCGATGGGGGAGCGGGTGGCGGAGATGTTGCTGCCTGCTCCGAAGATGATTGTGCTGCGCGGGGATCTGGGCGCGGGGAAGACTACGCTGGTGAAGGGAATTGCAGCGGCGCTGGGGGCGGCGGAGGCAGAGGATGTGACGAGTCCCACGTTTACGCTGGTGCATGAGTATGTTGGGCCAAAGGTGAAGCTCTATCACCTGGATCTTTACCGGTTGGAGACGGAGCGGGAGTTGTTGACGCTGGGGCTGGAGGAGATGGCGGAGGAGCCGGATGCTCTGGTGCTGGTGGAGTGGGGGGAGAAGTTCGCGAGCGTGGTGGCGCGGGCGGATGGGGAGATTTCGATTGAACATGTGGGTGGGGATAAGCGGTTGTTTTTGGTGCGGGTGGGGCGGGGGTAG
- a CDS encoding elongation factor P, protein MAVLIEAINIKRKTLFEFENAPFACLDSDITTPTARGGQTLVRLKIRNLLTSAVFEKTFKANDKFKEPDLQLIPASYLYSDGDGSHFLDQETYETLTLDDGMIGNALDFLIEGALIQLHKYNGNPIGLQLPMFVELTVAYAEPAARGDSSSGSGTKLARLETGLELRVPPFIKEGEKVKVATENGEFSGRA, encoded by the coding sequence ATGGCCGTACTAATTGAAGCGATCAACATCAAGCGCAAGACCTTATTCGAGTTTGAAAACGCCCCATTCGCCTGTCTGGATTCGGACATCACCACCCCCACCGCTCGCGGCGGCCAGACCCTTGTTCGCCTCAAGATCCGTAACCTTCTCACTAGTGCGGTATTTGAAAAGACATTCAAGGCGAATGACAAGTTCAAGGAGCCGGACCTCCAATTGATCCCAGCCTCTTATCTCTACAGCGACGGCGATGGTTCTCACTTCCTCGATCAGGAGACCTATGAGACCCTCACCCTCGACGATGGAATGATCGGGAACGCGTTAGACTTCCTGATTGAAGGCGCATTGATTCAGCTGCACAAGTACAACGGCAATCCCATCGGCTTACAACTGCCCATGTTTGTCGAGCTGACCGTCGCCTACGCTGAACCCGCAGCGCGCGGCGACTCCTCAAGCGGCAGCGGAACCAAACTAGCCCGGTTGGAGACTGGCCTGGAACTCCGCGTCCCTCCCTTCATCAAAGAAGGAGAAAAGGTCAAAGTAGCGACCGAAAACGGCGAGTTCTCAGGAAGAGCATAA
- a CDS encoding WD40/YVTN/BNR-like repeat-containing protein, giving the protein MAVPILVWGQTRQPQPPAPHHAVATRSSSPSHTSDDNVKNDLDSCRIHQVTGLPGSHQFASDFIETIASDPKDPDLIWGLTADLSNQVPPQDQAMYISKSTNGGATWTQVARIDSKYFDAKIGEGLRNGLIVSPGGTYFVITTQQGAFQVIPQPNTSETMVKAIVGPRVPDTPPKMSITKKAGDPVRANVVGMTSDEKHLIIGYGYFDLDPKMFSYHKDNDGSWIEDGPLPPLPTDMDLLSMQFDDPQKTDPGFLYVGTGDQVYLLNRRTMKWSRIYGVGADSAIHGMSVVGGLHLAACWGIYNPSGPGTVRRLINARFLLHRTTDETGPNLRAYSIDVDPSKPNREVVTSLTGVYTSEDNGETWKRINDLPEEEFRSAHFNSNGTILVSGIAGTFLVNPFSNACTPHLKVRNK; this is encoded by the coding sequence ATGGCCGTTCCCATCTTGGTGTGGGGACAGACGCGACAGCCTCAACCTCCCGCACCGCATCATGCCGTCGCCACCCGATCATCATCGCCCTCTCATACCAGCGATGACAATGTGAAAAACGACCTGGACAGCTGTCGCATTCATCAAGTGACCGGCCTTCCGGGAAGTCACCAGTTCGCCAGCGATTTTATTGAAACCATAGCCAGTGATCCCAAAGATCCTGACCTGATATGGGGTCTCACGGCGGACCTGAGCAATCAGGTTCCACCGCAGGATCAAGCCATGTACATCTCGAAATCCACCAATGGTGGCGCAACATGGACTCAGGTCGCGCGCATCGATTCCAAATACTTCGACGCGAAGATAGGCGAAGGCCTGCGCAACGGTCTAATCGTGTCGCCCGGTGGAACCTACTTTGTGATCACAACGCAACAAGGAGCCTTCCAGGTCATTCCTCAGCCAAATACGTCTGAGACCATGGTGAAAGCCATCGTGGGTCCTCGCGTTCCTGACACGCCTCCAAAGATGTCCATCACGAAAAAAGCAGGAGACCCCGTAAGGGCGAACGTTGTCGGAATGACATCCGACGAAAAACATCTCATCATCGGCTACGGCTACTTCGACCTCGACCCCAAGATGTTCAGCTACCACAAGGACAACGATGGCTCATGGATCGAAGACGGGCCTCTCCCTCCACTTCCAACCGACATGGATCTTCTCTCCATGCAGTTCGATGATCCCCAAAAAACGGATCCAGGCTTCCTCTACGTTGGAACCGGCGATCAGGTCTACCTCCTTAACCGCCGCACCATGAAATGGAGTCGAATTTACGGCGTAGGCGCGGACTCCGCAATCCATGGAATGAGCGTTGTCGGAGGCCTACACCTGGCAGCCTGTTGGGGAATCTACAACCCTTCAGGCCCAGGCACCGTACGCAGACTGATCAACGCGAGATTTCTCCTGCATCGAACGACAGATGAGACAGGTCCCAACCTTCGCGCCTACAGCATCGATGTCGACCCATCCAAACCAAACCGAGAAGTCGTAACCTCGCTCACAGGCGTGTACACAAGCGAGGACAATGGCGAAACCTGGAAAAGAATCAACGATCTTCCAGAAGAAGAATTCCGCTCCGCCCATTTCAACTCCAACGGAACCATCCTCGTCTCTGGAATCGCAGGTACGTTTCTGGTCAATCCATTTTCAAACGCCTGCACACCTCACCTTAAGGTTCGCAATAAATAG
- a CDS encoding MarC family protein: MIDLHNGASTVIEATILVVAALFPVVNPLAAAAVLLNVFSGLEPAVHRALARKIATYCFFLLIGSLLWGVKILTFFGISIYAVQIGGGLVVAVTGWSLLSRDSTSTRSNSAQDSSVLDRAFYPYTMPLTVGPGSISVAITLGAHLPAELHASSFLSPRVLIASFVGIALVCISIYICYRYANAAERLLGASGTMVVLRLSAFILLCIGVQIVCTGVQDYLEAIHQI; the protein is encoded by the coding sequence GTGATTGATCTTCATAATGGTGCATCGACCGTCATCGAGGCCACGATTCTCGTGGTCGCAGCGCTTTTTCCTGTCGTTAATCCACTGGCCGCCGCTGCGGTTCTCCTCAATGTTTTCAGCGGACTCGAGCCGGCGGTGCATCGCGCGCTTGCACGAAAAATTGCCACCTACTGTTTCTTTCTGTTGATTGGCTCGCTGCTCTGGGGAGTCAAAATTCTTACCTTCTTCGGCATCTCCATCTACGCCGTCCAGATCGGCGGAGGACTTGTCGTGGCTGTAACGGGATGGTCACTGCTGTCGCGGGACTCGACCAGCACTCGCTCGAACAGCGCGCAGGATTCCAGCGTTCTTGATCGGGCTTTTTATCCCTACACGATGCCGCTCACGGTTGGCCCGGGCTCCATCTCGGTTGCGATTACGCTCGGCGCGCACCTGCCTGCGGAGCTGCACGCATCGTCGTTTCTTTCGCCCAGAGTTTTGATTGCATCGTTTGTCGGCATCGCGCTGGTTTGCATCAGCATTTACATCTGCTATCGCTACGCTAATGCCGCAGAGCGCTTGCTTGGCGCATCGGGAACGATGGTCGTGTTGCGGCTTTCGGCGTTTATCCTGCTGTGCATTGGCGTCCAGATCGTCTGCACTGGCGTCCAGGATTATTTGGAGGCCATCCACCAGATTTGA
- a CDS encoding NAD(P)H-hydrate dehydratase, with amino-acid sequence MKILTAAEMGAADRRTVEEFGVPLGDLMEAAGGAVVGFCLRQYWASERVTVLCGKGNNGGDGFVAARVLAGAGWTVRVVLLGRMGEVKGEAAAALRRLRDEAPGVAMREVVDEVGLKACSDVLGDAELLVDAVVGTGFKPPLRGLAAGLRQMVEGLSVPVVAVDVPSGWDSDSMEQTVEGAYRADAVVTFTAPKMAHVFGHLTRGTFGPVVVAGIGSPDGAVVSTSALTWTGASKVVAEKARGVNSNKGKFGHVLVVGGSWGKAGAPAMASLAALRTGAGLVTAAVPERVVGIVAGVAPELMVAPLEESGRPSDDAHISESRYGAPGFVADGVSLGNLEGERFEGLMKGINVVAVGPGLGTVGDASEFARRLVAKTTVPMVIDADALNAFERKADLLDGSGRVMVLTPHPGEMARLVGMTVKEVEADRVGLARRFATEHKLTLVLKGWRTLVAHPDGSIAVNTTGNPSMAKGGSGDILTGIVAGMLAQFPDDVKRAVEAAVYLHGLAGDFAAHAMDEHTVLATDTVTHLSDAFRYRVRDESGADWICGLRGTSN; translated from the coding sequence ATGAAGATTCTGACGGCAGCGGAGATGGGGGCGGCGGATCGGCGGACGGTTGAAGAGTTTGGGGTTCCGCTGGGGGATTTGATGGAGGCGGCTGGTGGGGCGGTGGTTGGGTTCTGCTTACGGCAGTATTGGGCGTCGGAGCGGGTGACGGTGCTTTGTGGGAAGGGGAACAATGGGGGAGACGGGTTTGTTGCGGCTCGGGTGCTGGCGGGGGCGGGCTGGACGGTGCGGGTGGTGCTGCTCGGGCGGATGGGTGAGGTGAAGGGTGAGGCTGCGGCGGCTTTAAGGCGACTTCGTGATGAGGCTCCGGGGGTGGCAATGCGCGAAGTGGTGGATGAGGTTGGGCTTAAGGCTTGCAGCGATGTTCTGGGGGATGCGGAGTTATTGGTGGATGCTGTGGTGGGGACTGGGTTCAAGCCTCCGCTACGCGGGCTGGCGGCTGGGCTGCGGCAGATGGTCGAGGGGTTAAGTGTGCCGGTGGTTGCGGTCGATGTGCCTTCGGGGTGGGACTCGGACTCGATGGAGCAGACGGTGGAGGGGGCGTATCGGGCGGATGCGGTTGTGACGTTTACCGCTCCGAAGATGGCTCATGTGTTTGGGCATCTGACGCGTGGGACGTTTGGGCCGGTGGTGGTGGCGGGGATTGGGTCTCCTGATGGGGCGGTGGTTTCTACTTCGGCGTTGACGTGGACGGGAGCTTCGAAGGTGGTGGCGGAGAAGGCGCGTGGAGTGAATTCCAATAAAGGCAAGTTTGGGCATGTTCTGGTGGTGGGGGGGAGTTGGGGAAAGGCTGGGGCTCCGGCGATGGCTTCGCTGGCGGCGTTGAGGACGGGGGCGGGGTTGGTGACTGCGGCGGTTCCGGAGCGGGTGGTGGGGATTGTTGCGGGGGTGGCTCCGGAGTTGATGGTGGCTCCTTTGGAGGAAAGCGGTCGTCCTTCGGACGATGCCCACATCTCAGAATCGAGATATGGGGCACCCGGTTTCGTTGCTGATGGGGTTTCGCTTGGGAATTTAGAGGGGGAGCGGTTTGAGGGGTTGATGAAGGGGATTAACGTGGTGGCGGTGGGGCCGGGGTTGGGGACGGTGGGGGATGCTTCGGAGTTTGCTCGACGGCTGGTGGCTAAGACTACGGTTCCGATGGTGATTGATGCGGATGCGTTGAATGCTTTTGAGCGGAAGGCGGATTTGCTGGATGGGTCGGGTAGGGTGATGGTGCTGACGCCGCATCCGGGGGAGATGGCTCGGTTGGTTGGGATGACGGTGAAAGAGGTTGAGGCGGATCGGGTGGGATTGGCTCGGCGGTTTGCTACGGAGCATAAGCTGACGCTGGTGTTGAAGGGATGGAGGACGCTGGTGGCGCATCCGGATGGGTCGATTGCGGTGAATACTACGGGGAATCCTTCGATGGCTAAGGGTGGGAGTGGGGATATTTTGACGGGGATTGTGGCGGGGATGCTGGCTCAGTTTCCTGACGATGTGAAGCGGGCTGTGGAGGCTGCGGTTTATCTGCATGGGCTGGCGGGGGACTTTGCGGCTCATGCGATGGATGAGCATACGGTACTTGCAACCGATACGGTTACACATTTGTCAGATGCGTTTCGATATCGGGTAAGAGATGAGAGTGGGGCGGATTGGATTTGTGGGTTGCGGGGGACCAGTAATTAA
- a CDS encoding penicillin-binding transpeptidase domain-containing protein, which produces MPRYARMLGVILCSLALCAGARATTTATTKKHAAKTTHTSTKAKTTTAHAGKATAHASTHAVATSKTVVSHGRGRGAKTKLAVRRTKSYEHFSASSFADNLTLGDVTEGEDPVVRAAAIEALGNMNGTAVAINPDNGRILAMVNQKLALSRGAEPCSTIKLTVALAALEEGIVRKDTPVNLGGKYHLTMTEALAHSNNAYFETLGRSLGFERVKHYANQFGLGELAGYHIQGEQLGIYPDEELPASLGGVGRMCSFGESVSMTPLQLGALVAAIANGGTLYYLQHPETQMDVAMFEPKVKRTLNIAPLIPEIEDGMQGAVLYGTARSLRANFNQFPVMGKTGTCSNNGTRFGWFGSYADTPSGRIVTVFFLEGGRPTFGPKAAELTGTFYKALWDKSYFIPKVQPVAEAGDVGASE; this is translated from the coding sequence ATGCCGCGATACGCGCGAATGTTGGGCGTGATTTTGTGCAGCCTGGCACTGTGCGCGGGGGCGCGTGCGACGACAACCGCCACAACGAAGAAGCACGCAGCGAAAACGACGCATACTTCGACTAAGGCGAAGACGACGACCGCGCATGCTGGTAAAGCGACTGCCCACGCGAGTACGCACGCTGTGGCGACCTCAAAGACTGTTGTATCGCATGGACGTGGGCGTGGTGCGAAGACGAAGCTTGCAGTGCGGCGGACTAAGTCCTACGAACATTTTTCTGCTAGCTCATTTGCCGATAATCTGACGCTCGGCGATGTGACTGAGGGAGAAGATCCGGTGGTTCGCGCTGCGGCCATTGAGGCGCTGGGCAACATGAACGGGACGGCGGTGGCGATCAATCCCGATAATGGGCGGATTCTGGCGATGGTGAACCAGAAGCTGGCTTTGTCACGAGGGGCTGAGCCTTGTTCGACGATCAAGCTGACGGTGGCGCTGGCTGCGCTTGAAGAGGGGATTGTGCGGAAGGACACGCCGGTGAATCTGGGAGGGAAGTATCACCTGACCATGACCGAGGCGCTGGCGCACTCTAATAATGCTTATTTTGAGACACTTGGGCGGTCGTTGGGCTTTGAGCGCGTGAAACATTACGCGAACCAATTTGGCTTGGGGGAACTGGCCGGCTACCACATTCAAGGTGAGCAGTTGGGGATCTATCCGGATGAGGAACTGCCGGCATCGCTGGGTGGCGTGGGTCGGATGTGCTCGTTTGGCGAGAGCGTTTCGATGACTCCGCTACAGCTTGGGGCGCTGGTCGCGGCGATTGCGAATGGGGGAACGCTTTATTATCTGCAGCATCCGGAGACGCAGATGGATGTTGCGATGTTTGAGCCTAAAGTGAAGCGGACTTTAAATATTGCTCCACTGATTCCTGAGATTGAAGATGGGATGCAAGGTGCGGTTTTGTATGGCACGGCGCGGTCTTTAAGGGCTAATTTCAACCAGTTTCCGGTGATGGGGAAGACGGGGACTTGTTCGAATAATGGGACTCGATTTGGGTGGTTTGGGTCGTATGCGGATACGCCTAGCGGGCGGATTGTTACGGTGTTTTTTCTGGAGGGTGGACGACCTACGTTTGGGCCGAAAGCTGCTGAATTAACAGGGACTTTCTATAAGGCGCTATGGGATAAGAGCTACTTTATTCCTAAGGTTCAGCCGGTGGCTGAGGCTGGGGATGTGGGGGCGTCGGAGTAG
- the ftsZ gene encoding cell division protein FtsZ, whose protein sequence is MPNLPDDDIRIHYHDEIPHGAKIKVIGVGGGGNNAVNRMIAAHVEGVEFIAANTDVQALQVSNAPVKLQLGVKLTSGLGAGANPDVGRRAALEDSDKIIEALEGADMVFVTAGLGGGTGTGAAPVIASLASEMGALTVAVVTRPFAFEGKRRMMQAERGMQELLESVDTVIVIPNEKLLAVAKDAGFFESFRIADDVLRQGVQGISDIITIPGVINRDFADVKTTMAGMGYAVMGTAMRSGANRAVEAAMAAMASPLLEAGAIDGARGILINITGSSSLKLSEVNEASTIIQNAAHEDANIIFGAVQDEKMGDEVKITVIATGFKQQEMPQRRERMLAEATLPTVRYEVPIQPRVTNARPTTPRFASEAFAEPAPEVWAAPMVQDREESPVSSVVEASAVVAKTQQELVPVPASVFDDDFFRSSRSRDEANEEKPKLPERYREVAHVSSVARVQSEDTWSGTGELPVADPVIRAAAFGGTVAAPVEQGEPDELDIPAFLRRSN, encoded by the coding sequence TGATGACGACATTCGCATTCACTATCACGATGAAATTCCGCATGGCGCGAAGATCAAGGTGATTGGTGTTGGAGGCGGCGGGAATAATGCCGTCAATCGCATGATCGCGGCGCATGTTGAAGGCGTCGAGTTTATTGCTGCGAATACGGATGTGCAGGCGCTCCAGGTTTCGAATGCTCCGGTAAAGCTGCAGCTGGGTGTGAAGCTGACGAGTGGTCTGGGTGCAGGAGCGAATCCGGATGTGGGGCGGCGTGCTGCGCTTGAGGATTCGGACAAGATTATTGAGGCGCTCGAGGGCGCGGACATGGTGTTTGTGACGGCTGGACTTGGCGGAGGCACTGGGACAGGCGCTGCTCCGGTGATTGCTTCGCTGGCCAGCGAGATGGGCGCGCTGACGGTGGCAGTAGTGACGCGGCCATTTGCGTTTGAAGGCAAGCGGCGCATGATGCAGGCCGAGCGCGGGATGCAGGAGCTGTTGGAGTCGGTCGATACGGTGATCGTGATTCCGAATGAGAAGTTGCTAGCCGTAGCGAAGGATGCGGGGTTCTTTGAGAGCTTCCGGATTGCGGATGATGTGCTGCGGCAGGGCGTTCAGGGTATCTCGGACATCATCACGATTCCGGGCGTGATCAACCGTGACTTTGCCGATGTGAAGACGACGATGGCTGGCATGGGCTATGCGGTGATGGGAACGGCGATGCGGTCGGGTGCGAATCGCGCGGTAGAGGCGGCAATGGCTGCGATGGCTTCACCGCTGCTGGAGGCTGGTGCGATCGATGGGGCTCGTGGAATTTTGATCAACATCACAGGCTCGAGCAGTTTGAAATTGAGCGAGGTGAACGAGGCTTCGACGATTATTCAGAATGCAGCGCATGAGGATGCGAACATCATCTTCGGCGCGGTGCAGGACGAGAAGATGGGCGATGAAGTGAAGATCACCGTCATTGCCACGGGGTTCAAGCAGCAGGAGATGCCGCAGCGACGGGAGCGGATGCTGGCAGAGGCAACGTTGCCTACGGTGCGGTATGAGGTTCCGATTCAGCCGCGAGTGACAAATGCACGGCCGACGACTCCGCGATTTGCCAGCGAGGCTTTTGCTGAGCCGGCACCTGAGGTTTGGGCGGCGCCGATGGTCCAGGATAGAGAGGAATCACCGGTATCTTCCGTCGTGGAGGCAAGTGCTGTTGTAGCAAAGACTCAGCAGGAATTGGTGCCAGTGCCGGCTTCGGTGTTTGATGACGATTTTTTCCGGTCGAGCCGATCGCGGGATGAGGCCAACGAAGAGAAGCCGAAGTTGCCGGAGCGGTATAGGGAAGTGGCTCACGTTTCGAGTGTGGCGCGGGTCCAATCGGAGGACACCTGGAGTGGGACGGGAGAGTTGCCGGTTGCGGATCCAGTGATTCGGGCGGCGGCTTTTGGTGGGACGGTAGCGGCGCCGGTGGAACAGGGGGAGCCGGATGAACTCGACATTCCGGCGTTTTTACGTCGCAGCAACTAA